A stretch of the Pseudalkalibacillus hwajinpoensis genome encodes the following:
- a CDS encoding ATP-binding protein encodes MTQREIQIQYSKNTCEHVYQLDPNSIPVLHVLLSEEELALRLQNYSCSLSIIQKFMKKLLSFLSDTPTVVVTTDHEGYVLDSYGDESFEQMTASLGIQNGVKFDEATAGTNAITLALKYQEPIHLIGDDHYHYCFEDVACYSAPYAYHNGEIIGTISLMTTKKYASQLHLGLLSSSIDTIEREIQVNKQNEQLHLYNQMLMRATPIGIVISDQDGQIKEFNRSAEKLTGLNKTKMIGYPITEIPTLKPFFDHVLSKKKGIEDIEITFFKNDERKCLLDILPLYDHNQQLSGAFAQFRDMTSYYQLQEQVIQSEKLSAIGKLGAGFAHEIRNPLTSIIGFTQLLDVDEEQANYISIIRAELERMKNLVNQFVMMGKPTISKRTLNELNPLVFETVELMKSNAHLHNVQLEFDANTENITVCMDSSQIKQVLINFIKNAIEAMPEGGEISVHLTKNEENAVISIEDDGKGMSEEEVKQLGTPFFSTKRSGLGIGLSICFDIMEAHNGEISIDSEIGKGTKARLILPYHQEEN; translated from the coding sequence ATGACGCAACGTGAAATTCAAATCCAATATTCTAAAAACACATGCGAACATGTCTATCAATTGGATCCAAACTCAATTCCTGTTCTTCACGTTTTACTTTCAGAAGAAGAGTTAGCGCTTCGTTTACAAAATTACTCATGTTCCCTCTCCATCATACAAAAATTCATGAAAAAGCTCCTTAGCTTTTTATCTGACACTCCAACCGTCGTGGTTACAACTGATCACGAGGGCTATGTATTAGATTCATATGGCGATGAATCCTTCGAACAAATGACAGCGTCACTCGGCATTCAAAATGGCGTTAAGTTTGATGAAGCAACGGCTGGTACGAACGCCATTACACTTGCCTTAAAATACCAAGAACCGATTCATCTCATTGGGGATGATCATTATCACTATTGCTTTGAAGATGTGGCTTGCTACTCAGCACCATACGCTTATCATAATGGGGAAATTATCGGTACGATCTCCCTCATGACAACTAAGAAATATGCGTCTCAATTACATCTAGGCTTGCTTTCATCTTCTATAGATACGATTGAACGGGAGATCCAGGTTAACAAGCAAAACGAACAGCTCCATCTCTATAATCAGATGCTTATGCGTGCCACTCCAATCGGGATTGTCATTTCAGATCAAGATGGACAAATAAAAGAATTCAATCGAAGCGCTGAAAAACTAACGGGACTTAACAAAACCAAAATGATTGGCTATCCAATTACCGAGATCCCTACTCTTAAACCGTTTTTCGATCATGTGCTTTCGAAAAAAAAGGGCATCGAAGATATCGAAATCACTTTTTTTAAAAACGATGAACGTAAATGCTTACTCGATATTTTGCCTCTTTACGATCACAACCAACAGCTAAGCGGAGCTTTCGCTCAATTCCGAGATATGACTTCTTATTATCAACTACAAGAACAGGTCATTCAATCTGAGAAGCTTTCTGCAATCGGAAAACTAGGTGCTGGCTTTGCTCATGAAATCCGCAACCCACTTACATCAATCATTGGCTTCACACAACTTTTAGATGTAGATGAGGAACAAGCCAATTACATTAGTATCATTAGAGCTGAACTCGAACGCATGAAAAATCTTGTGAATCAATTTGTTATGATGGGCAAACCGACGATCAGCAAGCGAACGCTCAACGAGTTAAATCCACTTGTATTTGAGACGGTTGAATTAATGAAAAGCAATGCTCACTTACATAATGTCCAACTTGAATTCGATGCGAACACTGAGAATATTACGGTTTGTATGGATTCCTCACAAATCAAACAAGTGCTTATTAATTTTATCAAGAATGCGATCGAAGCTATGCCTGAAGGCGGGGAAATCTCGGTTCATTTAACAAAAAACGAGGAAAATGCGGTTATCTCCATTGAAGATGATGGCAAAGGAATGAGCGAAGAAGAAGTGAAACAGCTTGGCACCCCTTTCTTTAGTACGAAAAGAAGCGGGCTTGGGATTGGACTATCGATTTGCTTTGATATTATGGAAGCTCATAATGGAGAAATATCCATTGATTCAGAAATAGGAAAAGGTACAAAAGCCAGGCTCATTCTCCCTTACCATCAAGAAGAGAACTGA
- a CDS encoding YnfA family protein → MKTILLFILAGLAEIGGGYLIWLWLREGYSSVFGLAGGISLALYGVIATMQVYPEFGRVYAAYGGVFIVMSVLWGWGIDKEVPDSYDLIGAFICLVGVTVMLLPRN, encoded by the coding sequence ATGAAAACAATTCTCTTATTTATTTTAGCTGGGCTTGCAGAGATTGGAGGAGGTTATTTAATCTGGCTTTGGCTGCGAGAAGGGTACTCGAGCGTATTTGGACTAGCTGGTGGAATCTCTTTAGCTCTTTATGGTGTGATTGCGACTATGCAAGTATATCCTGAATTCGGTCGCGTGTATGCGGCGTATGGTGGTGTGTTTATAGTGATGTCCGTCCTTTGGGGATGGGGAATTGATAAGGAAGTCCCTGATAGCTATGATTTAATTGGAGCGTTCATTTGCTTAGTGGGTGTAACGGTGATGCTCTTACCGCGGAACTAA
- a CDS encoding DUF2642 domain-containing protein, with amino-acid sequence MNGTKDIIGVLIDSGNDILVLYNGKDFIYVSQYHVQHYDVCTKEDEKISLPKESLFEEPETLNSISLRKALQESKGMFTEIYVTGHHSLHGYITSIMNDYFVFQSPIHKTMYISMKHLKWLIPYQGNERPYQLTHSEFPVVPIGLSLSRTLEEQLKKVTNQIVIFDIYENQNKIGKLISIQENQITLMTAKEGQVFINFHHVKCVHFP; translated from the coding sequence ATGAACGGAACAAAAGACATTATCGGTGTGCTAATCGACTCAGGAAATGACATTCTTGTCTTATATAACGGCAAAGACTTCATCTATGTCTCCCAATATCATGTTCAGCATTATGATGTGTGTACGAAAGAAGATGAAAAAATTTCACTTCCAAAAGAGTCGCTATTTGAAGAACCTGAAACTTTAAATTCGATTTCGCTTCGTAAAGCACTACAGGAATCAAAAGGAATGTTTACAGAGATTTATGTTACTGGCCATCACTCTCTTCATGGATACATCACTAGTATTATGAACGATTACTTTGTGTTCCAAAGTCCTATTCACAAAACGATGTATATATCCATGAAACATCTAAAGTGGCTGATCCCTTATCAAGGTAACGAAAGACCATATCAATTAACGCATTCAGAATTCCCCGTTGTACCGATTGGACTCTCCTTATCCCGGACATTAGAAGAGCAGCTAAAAAAAGTAACCAATCAAATAGTCATATTCGATATATACGAAAATCAAAACAAAATAGGGAAATTAATAAGTATTCAGGAAAACCAGATCACGTTAATGACGGCAAAAGAGGGTCAAGTTTTTATCAATTTCCACCATGTAAAATGCGTTCATTTCCCTTAA
- a CDS encoding spore coat protein: protein MAHLNSDTIAPLLGKQVKVNLKGPEAKVGILFHVATDHFMLQTEKEMIYYNLDHVKSVSLDTTTVPEIIGSMFLDPIQGSSITEVLGALHYKWVKINRGGPEHVEGILINLASDHILLLVKAELVRITLFHIKSFSTIETVIKEVPEKIVEA, encoded by the coding sequence ATGGCACATTTAAATAGCGATACGATCGCGCCATTGTTAGGTAAGCAAGTTAAAGTTAATCTAAAAGGCCCTGAAGCAAAAGTAGGAATTCTCTTTCATGTTGCAACGGACCACTTTATGCTACAAACAGAGAAAGAAATGATTTATTACAACCTTGACCATGTTAAATCGGTTTCTTTAGATACAACCACTGTGCCGGAAATTATTGGCAGTATGTTTCTTGATCCAATCCAAGGAAGCTCTATCACAGAAGTATTAGGGGCGCTTCACTATAAATGGGTAAAGATTAATCGTGGTGGTCCAGAGCATGTTGAAGGTATTCTCATCAATCTAGCAAGCGACCATATTCTTCTATTAGTGAAAGCTGAACTTGTTCGCATTACACTTTTCCATATTAAAAGCTTCAGTACTATCGAAACGGTGATTAAGGAAGTTCCTGAAAAAATCGTCGAGGCTTAA
- a CDS encoding spore coat protein — translation MNVQMNFSQLESYIGKNVRINRGGPESQEGKLLELKQDFLTLLGQKNTVIYYQGTHIKSVTINTKEEVEVIVPIEEPVLEFESGESFQEVLDELVFSSVQVNRGGPEKVEGVLLEVNDDHIIVGKEAELVHIALFHVKSVSKVVKMTQQEESSNNQEDNQKENRGESRRENLFSSYWQPVSKK, via the coding sequence ATGAATGTGCAAATGAACTTTTCACAACTCGAGAGCTATATCGGCAAGAATGTTCGAATCAACCGTGGAGGACCTGAAAGTCAGGAAGGAAAACTTCTTGAGCTTAAACAGGATTTCTTAACTTTGCTTGGACAAAAAAATACTGTTATCTATTACCAGGGCACTCACATCAAAAGCGTCACGATTAACACGAAAGAGGAAGTAGAAGTTATTGTACCAATCGAAGAACCTGTTCTTGAATTTGAAAGTGGAGAAAGTTTTCAAGAAGTTCTTGATGAATTAGTCTTTAGTTCTGTTCAAGTTAATCGCGGTGGCCCAGAGAAAGTAGAAGGTGTTTTACTTGAAGTGAACGATGATCACATCATCGTAGGTAAGGAAGCAGAATTGGTACACATTGCACTGTTTCATGTAAAAAGCGTTAGTAAGGTCGTTAAAATGACTCAACAAGAAGAGTCTAGCAACAATCAAGAGGACAATCAAAAAGAAAACCGAGGAGAAAGCCGAAGAGAAAACCTTTTTTCTAGCTACTGGCAGCCTGTTTCAAAAAAATAA
- a CDS encoding class I SAM-dependent methyltransferase, giving the protein MKTNEYNSKVWDKKVEDQVVYTKPVTQEMIKESKAGNWRITVTTEKAVPRHWFPANLKGLRILCLASGGGQQGPILAAAGAEVTVVDLSEKQLEQDRFVAERDNLQLTVARGDMSDLFFLENESFDMIVHPVSNVFVENVLPVWKEASRVLKEGGTLISGFTNPLLYLFDDEQEDKGILDVKNRIPYSPLELLTKDELQKYKESNLALEFGHTLEDQIQGQIDAGFVINGFYEDDFGGSRLIDQYIKTFIATKAIKNAG; this is encoded by the coding sequence ATGAAAACAAATGAGTATAACAGTAAAGTTTGGGATAAAAAGGTTGAAGATCAAGTCGTTTATACAAAGCCAGTCACTCAAGAAATGATCAAAGAAAGTAAAGCAGGGAATTGGCGTATCACTGTTACGACAGAGAAAGCTGTTCCACGTCATTGGTTTCCAGCTAATCTGAAGGGCTTGCGCATTCTCTGCTTAGCATCTGGTGGGGGGCAACAAGGTCCTATTCTTGCAGCCGCAGGGGCGGAAGTGACTGTTGTTGATCTTTCTGAGAAACAGCTAGAACAGGACAGATTCGTAGCTGAAAGGGATAACTTACAGTTAACTGTTGCCAGAGGAGACATGTCGGATTTATTCTTTTTAGAAAATGAGTCATTTGATATGATTGTCCATCCTGTTTCAAATGTATTTGTTGAAAATGTATTACCGGTCTGGAAGGAGGCGTCAAGAGTATTGAAGGAAGGGGGGACACTTATTTCAGGGTTTACGAATCCGCTATTGTATCTTTTTGATGATGAGCAAGAGGATAAAGGAATTCTCGATGTAAAGAATCGCATTCCATACTCTCCCCTCGAATTGTTAACGAAAGACGAACTTCAGAAATACAAAGAGAGTAACTTGGCCCTAGAGTTCGGTCATACGCTAGAAGATCAAATTCAGGGACAAATTGATGCGGGATTTGTCATTAACGGTTTTTATGAAGATGATTTTGGAGGGAGTCGCCTAATCGATCAATATATTAAGACCTTTATAGCAACAAAGGCGATAAAAAATGCAGGTTGA
- a CDS encoding class I SAM-dependent DNA methyltransferase, whose protein sequence is MEYSGSRVYDDHDFFENYMARRHREESPNKVIEYPALMTLLGDVREKTILDLGCGDASLGEELLKQQCERYVGIDGSQNMCHQAELKLKGTKGSVVQSNLESYGYPSHTFDCVVSQLVLHYIEDLDHIVKKVYDTLKPGGEFVFSVLHPVMTASFKSMTGKKTDWIVDDYFQTGRRIEPWIGESVVKYHRTIEEYFLLLQRAGFTIQGLREGTPQRENFQHQDEYERRQRIPLFLLLSCTKK, encoded by the coding sequence ATGGAATATAGCGGTTCGCGGGTTTATGATGATCACGATTTTTTTGAGAACTATATGGCTAGACGACATAGGGAAGAAAGCCCGAATAAAGTCATCGAGTATCCTGCTCTTATGACATTACTAGGCGATGTTCGGGAGAAGACCATTCTTGATCTTGGTTGTGGAGATGCTTCGCTCGGAGAAGAATTACTAAAGCAGCAGTGCGAGCGATATGTCGGGATTGATGGTTCACAAAATATGTGTCACCAAGCAGAATTGAAGTTAAAGGGAACGAAAGGGAGCGTTGTCCAGTCAAATCTAGAGTCGTATGGTTATCCATCACACACTTTCGATTGTGTCGTTTCACAATTAGTTCTTCATTACATAGAAGACCTTGATCACATTGTTAAGAAAGTATACGACACGTTAAAGCCAGGTGGAGAATTTGTTTTTAGCGTATTGCATCCGGTTATGACCGCTTCTTTCAAAAGTATGACAGGTAAAAAAACCGATTGGATTGTAGATGATTATTTCCAGACGGGGAGAAGAATAGAGCCCTGGATTGGAGAGAGCGTTGTGAAATATCACCGTACGATTGAGGAGTATTTCTTACTTCTGCAGCGAGCTGGTTTTACGATTCAAGGTCTTAGAGAGGGAACGCCGCAACGAGAAAACTTTCAACATCAGGATGAGTATGAACGAAGACAGCGCATTCCGCTATTTCTTCTTCTTTCTTGCACAAAAAAGTAG
- a CDS encoding NUDIX hydrolase yields MIRVDVVYSLLYNEQEDKVLMVQNIKHDNWSLPGGSVEEGETLSQAAIREAKEETGLTIDVGDILSVNEGFMTNSNHHAHFFTFRGKITGGHLSIQDTETIADAKWMSVDEANEYMPFYKGGIKSLLQASAPYVFQG; encoded by the coding sequence ATGATACGAGTAGACGTTGTTTATTCTCTTCTTTACAATGAGCAAGAAGATAAAGTGTTAATGGTTCAGAATATAAAGCATGATAACTGGTCTTTACCTGGAGGGTCAGTTGAAGAAGGAGAAACCCTTTCACAGGCTGCCATTCGAGAGGCGAAAGAAGAGACGGGTTTGACGATAGACGTTGGCGATATTTTGAGTGTAAACGAAGGATTTATGACTAACAGCAATCACCACGCTCATTTCTTTACGTTTAGAGGCAAAATAACCGGTGGGCACTTATCCATTCAAGACACTGAAACTATCGCGGATGCGAAATGGATGAGTGTAGATGAAGCAAATGAGTATATGCCTTTTTATAAGGGCGGGATTAAGAGTTTACTTCAAGCTTCAGCTCCATACGTTTTTCAAGGTTGA